In the genome of Eschrichtius robustus isolate mEscRob2 chromosome 2, mEscRob2.pri, whole genome shotgun sequence, the window ACAAACCTCTTTTTTATTTCAGGAGGAATAAGTGAATTTATTCCCATCGTAAAAGATGCAAACAGTGCAGAAATATATAGAGCGGAAATGGGAAACAAAATCCAGTCATGTCCTGCCTCTACTCTAAACTTTCTATGGCTCCTCGTCATTCTCTGTGTAAACCCCAAGGCCATCGACATTCAAGGTTTGGATCTGGTCCTGCCCTtccttcccccatctctctcctatCCTTGAATAAGACCCTCTTTTTAGCCACTCTGAATGGCTTGTCATATCCAACCattcagctctctctctctctctctctctctctctctctctctcgctcacctcaggacctttgcacatgccattTGCATCCCCAACATGCTGTTCTCTGCCCCCTTACACCAACTTCATCCTTACCCTCCAGTCTCAGTGTGGTGACACCTCgtgtttttttggcctcacccaGATGCAGACCCTAGGGCAAGGATTCCATTGTGCATTCACTTCTACAGCTGCCATAACCAGGGGgttcaaaacaacagaaatttattccctcacagttctggaggctggaagtccaaaatcaaggtatcagcccGGTTGATTCCTTCTTGCAGGCTCAGAGGGAGACTCTGTTCCGTGCCTCACTCCCAGGTCCTGGTGGTTGCTGGCCACACTTGGCATCCCTTGGCTAGTAGACAcatccctccaatctctgcctctgttgtcacatggccTTCTGCCTGTTTCACTCCTGTGTCTCTTCTCTATCATTGGCTGAGGGCTGCTCTGGGAGGTATTAGACCAACTGAGAAAACCTAAAGAATAAGTAGCCAGCCTGGCAAAGTATGGTTGAGGAGAGAGAATTCTGTTcccggcagagggaacagcatttgCAAAGTTCTAGAGGTCAGCAAATCATGATGCATTTAGAGCATTGAAAAGcattgaggggacttccctggtggtgcagtggttaggaatctgcctgccaatgcaggggacatgggttcaagccctggtctgggaagatcccacatgctgaggagcaacaaagcctgcaagccacaactactgaagcccatgcacctagagcccatgctctgcaacaagagaagccactgcaatgagaagccgatgtaccgcaacaaagagtagcctccgctcgctgcaagtagagaaagcccgcgtgcagcaacaaagacccaacgcagccaaaaataaataaataaataaacaaataatttttaaaaaagaaagaaaagcattgaGGCTTTGGAGATTGGCAGGGGCTTGACCATGGGAGAGCTTGTAGGACACAGAAAGGAACATGGACTTTATCTggagggcaatggggagccatgggaGAGACCAGAGGATTGAGATCTTAGAAATATCCTTGGCTGGCATGTGGTGATGAACTGAAAGAGTTGTGAACTGGAGGCAGGTCTGTCATGGGAGAATGAAAAAATTCAGACCCTATGCTGAATGCCAGTCAggcattctctcatttaattctcataccaCCAGCCCTACAAGACGGGTTCCTCGTcattacacccattttacagatctggAAGCTGGGGCCCAGAGAGCTTAAGTGACTTATCTGGCATCACACAGCTTGTCAATGACAGAGCAAGGAATCAGGGCTTGAGTAGGCTGCCCAGCCAGGTGGCAGACTCACGGTGGGAGATCTGGGGATGAGGAGTTGGGGGATCATGAGGCTGATGGCCAGGGCTCTGGCTGAGGAATGAGGGACAGCTGGAGACCCGGCTAGAAAGGAAGCTCTGACCTGAGAGAATAAAGCCAGTGCAGGTAGTCTACCAGGTGGTGAGGACTTGGACCACCCACTCCTGCCAGCCCAGCCCTGACCTTGGCACTTCTCCTTCCCCCCATATCAAGTCAGTTAGACTCTGAGGACATATGAACTGAGAACCTGAAGGGTGAGAAAGAGCTGATCACAGGgagaaagggcattccaggctgagggaacagcctgtgcaaaggccctgaggcaggaccgGGCCTGGTGTGttggaggaacagcaaggagacccatgtgtctggagcagagtgagtgaggggaagagagggaggatatCTGGGATTTGGGCTCTAAGACCTCATGGGCAGAGGGTGCCCTGAACAAGTCTGAGTCCCCCTGGAAATCTTGAAAGGGGGGAAAAATTAGCGCCTTCCTCAGTGGGTCCCTAGGAGGCTTGGGGAGATGACGTTGGCAGAACGCGAGTATGAGGGCTGGCTCCAAGCCacggggtggtggtggggcagCTGCCAGCCCACTCTGTGGCACCTCTGGGCCTTACGAGGTCCAGGAGCTGGGGATGCTCTGAGCCTTCCAGAAGTTTTTGCGAAGGTTGCCCAGCCCCCCAGGTCAGAGCCCCAGGAATTCTGTCTCGGTGGGGGGTGTGGGTGAGGGACCAGGATGTAACAGGGCGATGTCACAGAGGCCGGGAGCATCTAGAACTCTGGGGGCTCCTGGTCTCAGTGTCATCTGCTAGGAAGGCTGCCTGGGTAGGTCAGCTCCTCCTGGGACCAGCCTTCAAAGACACAATGCACGCTGGGCTGCCACCAGGAGCTGTTTCTGTCTAGGGCCACGCAGGTCCCAGCCGCTCTGTCTAACTGCCTCTGAGCCACCCGTTCAAGGTCCATTCACACCCCGGCCACGGGCCCCCTGGGAGGTCCTGGAGATGCCTGGAGGCCTCCTGTCTGTGGTCCCCAGGGGGACCTAGCTCCACACCGCCGCCAGAGAAGGAGGGGCTGGCCATGGGGCAGCCCTGGCCAGTCCTGGCCCTGCGGGCAGTCAGGGTCTCACTGACCCTTCTGGGGCTGCTGGTGCCCACACAGGCGGTGGTGCGAGCCGTGCTGGATGGTAACTCAAGCACCGTGGATTTTGCGGACCTGCCGGCCCTGTTCGGGGTGCCCCTAGCCCCCAAAGGCGTGCGGGGCTACCTGATGGAGGCCAGACCGGCCAACGCATGCCATCCCATCGAGGGCCCGCGGCCGGGCAACGGCTCCCTGGGTGCCATCGTGCTGATCCGCCGGTACAATTGCACGTTTGACCTCAAGGTGCTGCACGCCCAGCGGGCCGGCTTCCAGGCGGCCATTGTGTACAACGTGCGCTCTGACGACCTGGTGCTCATGGTCCACATCTACGAGGACCTGCGGCGCCAGATCACCATCCCCTCAGTGTTCGTGGGCGAGGCCACCTCCCAGGACCTGCGGGTCATCGTGCGCTGCGACAAATTGGCCCACGTCCTCCTGCTGCCCAACCACCCGCCCTGCCCGGACCTGGACTGCCACCCCACGCTGGCCATCTCCTGGGCGCTGGGCTGCACCCTGGCCCTGCTCACGACCGCCTTCTTCGTCCTGCGGTGTCTGTGGAACTGGCTGTGGGCCTGGTGGGCCCGCGGGCCAGTGGTCAAGGCGCGGGCCAGCCAGAGGGCCCAGGTGAGCACTTTCACGAGGCTTAACGACCTGTGTGCCATCTGCCTGGATGAATACGAGGAAGGTGACCAGCTCAAGATCCTGCCCTGCTCCCATATCTACCACTGCAAGTGCATCGACCCCTGGTTCTCCCAGGCCGCCCAGCGCTCCTGCCCTGTATGCAAGCAGTCGGTGGCCAGCACGGAGGACGGCTCTGACTCCACCGTCGGCAGCTATGGGGACGAGGAGGACCCCTCGCTGCCTGGTCACCACCCCCCGATCTGGGCCATCCAGACCCGGCTGCGTTCCCGGAGGCTGGAGCTGCTGACCCGAGCCAGCGTCCCCCGCCGCTGGAGTGCCACCTCCGTGGGGGCAGCTGAGGCCAACACATCCTTGGAGGGACCCCCAGAGCCCCTCTGAGGCCCGCCGCCCCTGGCTGGTGGAGATTGGGGCGGGGAGGGTAGAAGTGAGGAGTGTTTCTAGTCTGGAGGCTAGATAATAAAGTGGGTTTGAAAGCGGATTCTTGCCCTGGCTGCTGTGGGGCGGACCGGCCCCTCATGCCACGCGTGTGGCAAGCTGAGCCTAAGGCTGGCTGCTGGCATCTGTGGACGAGTGAGGGtacatgggggcgggggggcagtaTTCTCAGGGCTGCTGTGTGCAACATGTCCTTGGTGGCCCTGCGACAGGGCCCCTGTGCCTCCGTTCCAATACTGGGCACAGGAGCGGCTGATTTCCCATATGCTTATTATTCATTTAAAccttaaacaaaaaataaacttgttactttggaataattttacctttacagaaaagttgcaaaggtaCTAGAGATAGTTTCCATGGACCCCTTGCCCAGCTTCTCCTGAGTGTTCATGTCTTACATCAGCATAGCACATTTGATTCAACCGAGAGAGCACCTTGGGTAGGTTACGATGAACTGAACTATggatttaatttgaatttccccaGCATTTCAACTCTTTATAGTGGAAAGTGTCAAACACACCCAAGtagaaagaatggaataatgacCCTCCCCACATGTACCCATCACTCAGATTCAATGATTATCTACTGGCCACTCTTGTCTCCTCTGTTCTTCCTCCTCTCTCGCTATTTTGGTGCACATCCCAGAtgctttttcatctgtaaatatttcaatttGTGTCTCTAAAGCAGTAGTTCTCAGCTGGGGTGGGGATGTTGTCCCCCGGGGACACTGGGCAGTGTCTGGGGACATCTGTGGTCGTCATGACCGGGGTTGGCTCCTGGCATCGAGGGGGTGGGACCAGGGAGGCTATTCCACACCCCACAGCGCCCAGGACGGCCTCACCTCAGAGAACGATCTGGCCTGCGGGTCCACAGTGCTGAGGGGAGAGACCCTGCTTTATAAGATAAGACCCCTTAAAAAACTCCGCAAACTCCGGTATCATGTCCAGAATAATGATTCTTAAATAGCATCAAATATCCACCTAGGGAGCACATGGAAATGTGCACGTTTACAATATACAATTTTTTTAGGCTCTTTGAATCAGGATCTAGATAGAGTCTAGGGTTATTGCTGATGGTCTCCTAAGTCTCTGTTAATCGAGAGCTTCTCTTGCCCTCCTTCTCTCTTAAATTTTCCTtgcagtttgtttatttgaggccACCAGGTCATTCACCCTGCACAGATGTCCCGGATCTGGGTTTTGCTGATTGGGTGTCCCTGTGGTGTCATTTCACGGATGCCTCCGTCCCCCGTAGCTTCTGTTAATTTGTAGTTGAATTCAGAGACCAGCTCAGATGTGGTTTAATTTTATGGCAGACAGATAAGGTGTTTCTTCAGGTCCCAGTGCATGCTCTTCTCAGAAGGGTTGGGCCAGTGAAGGGGGTCTTCTAGGCAATGAATGACGGGCAGATGCTAGGCTTGGGGGCAAGCATGATCAGGAAGGTCCAGGAGGGAACATTGTATAGAATTTCTCAGAGGGCACAGTGTACAGGTGATAGTGGGATTTGGACCTGGTGGTCTGGTCTTGGTGGATTCATGAGGGAATGTCTGTGTTTAGTCAAATGTCTTCTTTTTCACACACGGGAGTGTTTTTCACTTGTGCTTTGCGGTCTGCACTTCACTACATAGCTGGGAACCTCCAAGGTAGTTCAGAGAAAGGGGGTCTCTTCTTGGATGGATGATGGCAAAGAGTGGGCTGCTGGTCACAGCTCTGGTGtgtatggggtggggaggggcatagAGGCGTGGGCAGAGGTCCTTGCACAGGATGCTTGGGAGATGGTAAAGACCTCCCACCCACCTTTTGAGGGACTTTGCTCCTAGCCTGATGGCCCTACGGCCGCAAACGGAAGCTTCACTATCCAGAGGACACTGCCTTGGTCCCTGTGGATGGCCCAAAGCTGCCAAGAGCTGTGGAAGGCCAGAGCTGCCAAGCAGGGACAGGCCTCTCTGTCCAGTGGGCACGGGCTGGGATGAGGATGGAGAAGTGGAGACAGGGAGGAACGTGTGTAGCAGTCAAGCTCGGAGTTGGCCATGGGATCTGAGACCTGCCCAGAGCAGCTTAAGCACAGAGAGTTATTTGCTCATGAACTTGAGTAGTCAGTCCGGGGATAGCATGGAGGCTCCACGGTGTCCAGGGCCCGggttccttttatcttattgttccACATCCTTAGCAAGTGACTTTCTCCTCATGGGACAAGGCAGCTGCTTGAGCTCTAGCCATCACATCTGCATGCCAGTCAATGAGGAGGAAGAGGTGAGGAAGGGCTCACCCTCCCCCTTTAAGGACACTTCCCCAGAAATCCCATACACCACTTCTGCTCACaccccattggccagaacttagccATGTGGCCACACTTGCCTAAAAggatgctgggaaatgtagtctttattctGAATGGCCAACGGTCCAGCTGAAAACCAGGGGTTCTACTACCATGGAAGAGAGAACAGATATTTGGGGTGGCCAGCATGCCTGCCACTGGTCCACAAGAGCTGtccaatacatgtttgttgaataagtgaatgaatgaatgactgaatgaatgaatccccaCACCTCTAAGCCTGAGCATCCTTCAAGGTCACAGGCACCACAGGGGAGCAGGCACATCCCGGTTCACCAGAGAGATGACCTTTCTCACGACCATGCCAGCGGAGGGAGTGAGCTCACCGTCACCCGGGATGAAACCCAGCTCTTACCGAGGCCCTACTGCGCTCCAGGCCCCAGGCCACATGGCTTCTTTCCACTattaaacctctctgagcctcggttttcccatctgtaatatGGGGGCAGTAACAGTACCTGCCCTGCAGGGTTCCCCAAGcatgcacagtgcctgacactgtCAGTATTTGTTGATTGACTAAGTGACCTGCCCACAGCCCAGCTATAATATTGGGTGATCGGTGCTGTGATGGGGGAATCATAGGCACTGTGTTAACCCAAAGGGAGGTGCCTGACCCAACCCAGAGAATCTGGGAGGCTTGCTGCAGGCAGTGTCTTCTAGACTGAGAGCAGAAAGGGCAGGGATCAGCACCGTGAAAAGGAAAAGTGAACCTGCCAGCTGGAACAGCATGGGCAAAGACCCCAGGCAGCCTAGTCTGGCATCCAGTGGGTGCTTAATAAGTGTACACAGAGGTCCCTGCCCACAGTACCCTCTGAGAAGAGGCCTCAGCATCATCCCAGCCTCCTCAGTCCCCCCACAGCCGGGTCTGGGCCCTTCTCCAGCCGCCTCCGGGAAAGCCGGGCGCTGCTAAGGACGGCCAGCTTAGTAAGGACAGCCTGTGCCAGCCCCATCGGCCCCGCCTCGACTGCTGCTTTAGGTAAACACCAGCAGAGGCTGCCTCTTGTCCATCCAGGGCGTGCCCTGGCTGTGTTTGTCTAAGGGGGAGTATGgccaaatggggaaactgaggctcagaggacagGGGACCAACCTCAGTGATGGGGGTGGACTCAAGGATAACAGTAGCCACCAGCACGACTACGGAGCACACGCGGCACGGCGGGTGAGGCGCCATGCTCTTCCCGGCACTGACTCCTTGCATCCGGCGCCAGGTTCCTATGCATATACCCATTTTCCAGAGGGAGAAACTGACCCTGTGAAAGAGGATGTAGCCTTCCCAGGGCCACACTCCTGCACCCGAGACAGTCCCCTCCACTTTTAAATGGCTCTaactttgatttttatatatatcaatttttaaaatttattttattttatttttggttgcgttgggtcttcgttgctgcacacgggctttctctagttgcggtgagcgggggctactcttcgttgcagtgcatgggcttctcattgcggtggcttctcttgttgcggaacatgggctctaggtgcgcgggcttcagtagttgtggcatgtgggctcaggagttgtggctcgcgggctctaaagcgcaggctcactagttgtggctcatgggcttagttgctccgaggcatgtgggctcttcctggaccagggctcaaacccgtgtcccctgccttggcaggcagattcttaaccactgcaccaccagggaagcgctatatattaatttttattgaaatatagttgctttacgatgttgtgttagttttttgctgtacagcaaagtgactcagtcatacatatacatatatccactctttttcagatttccctcccatttaggtcaccacagagcactgagtagagttccctgtgttatacagtaggtccttattagttatctattttattttatttaatttatttatttttaagatttttctttgatgtggaccatttttaaagtctttattgaatttgttacaatattgcttctgttttatgttttggctttttggccacaaggcatgtgggatcttagctccccgaccagggatcgaacctgcacccccagcattggaaggcaaagtcttaaccactggaccgccagggaagtcccagttatctattttatacatagtagtgtatatatgtcaatcccaatctcccaattcatcccccccccttccccccttggtaaccataagtttgttctctacatctgtgaccctactctgctttgcaaataagttcacctCTACCatgtctagattccacatataagcgatattatacgatatttgtttttcccattctgacttgcttcactctgtatgacagtccctaggtccatccacgtgtcTTCAAATGgctctattttgttcctttttaaatggCTCTAACTTTGGATTCTGCATTCTGCTGGCCGCCACCTCCTGATGTGTGGGTCATGGCTCCAGCTGTCTGTCTGTACAACAATTGGTGCTGACCGCGTAGTTGTTCAAGCCTGTGCTGGGCACACTAGACATAGCAGTGACCAAGACAGACCCAGTCCCTGCCAACATGGGACTCCCAGTCTAGTGGGAGGAATGGGCCGTGACAAAGCAGTGACAGTGTGACTCGGGGGTGATGGGGGATGCACAGGTGCTGTGAGGGTCCACAGGGGCACTTGCCCCAGCCTGgagggtcagagaaggcttctcagGCAGAGGGCATCTACCTCAAGACCTGAGGGATAGAACAGAAGCAAttgggcagggctgggaagggtgttccaggaggagggaagagcaTATGCAAGGACCCAGAGTCCTACAAGGCCCAAGGGCTCTCAACTTTATTGGACACACACCCTCCTCAATATGCATGCATATTTTTAGTAATAACAAGTAATGACACTTCAAGTTCATAACAAAGCTCCCTTCAGCAGCCTGCAAACGCTTGGGCTCAACTATTCTAGAAAGACAAATGGAATTGGGTCCTATTATAATCAATCCTatgttccagatgaggaaacggaggcccagagaagttaagtgacttgccccaggGTAGACAGCTGAGAAGGGACAAAGCTGGGTGAATGGTGGAATGAGAGGCAGAGCGATCCCCCCACTCCCATTTCAGGCTGCTTAGGGCATCCCTCACCCCTGGCTCTGACCCAGCTCCTCCTCCCAACCTCCTTTGGCGGGTGCCAATCCACTCCAGTGTGACCTGAGGATAGTGTGCTCGTCACCTCCtctgctccacaccctctgcTCCTAATGATACAACCAGTGACAAGCAGATTCCAAGGAACTCCCAGCAACCACTGGAGGCAGCTGCAGAATGGTGCCGGCCACAGGGAGGCTGGCTGCCCAGATCTCAGCCCTGATGGCATCTGGAAGGGAGGTTGTGAAGGTTGTGATTCATCACCTGaccctcctcctctgtctccacCTCCTTCCCACGCCCTGTCCTCTTCCTAGCccacccctcccagcctcccagccagGCCCAGGAGGGGAGGATGCTTTTAGGAACAGATGGCTGCCTTCCTTGCCCAGCACTCTGCCAGTTAATTAACGCCGCCTGTAATTAAACTTCCCACAAATTAGCTGTCAGCTACGCTAAAGGGAACCGTCCCTCTCAAATGCCACCTTGACTTGCTGAATTGTGAGCCTTGTCGACAAAATAATTAAAGGCAGAGGGAGGCAACCAAAAtttggaggctttttttttttttccttttctaaatctCTATCAGTGTCTGTGGCCAAATGCTCCCACCCGGGACTTGGGAATACAACCAGGCTGTTTTCTGAGGTTCAATGTATTAATGCTTTCCATTGTGAagaaatttttattgagcacctattgtgtACCAGAAACTGTGTTAGGAGCTAGAGACCCAACAGTGACCATGGTAGACACAGTCACTGCCTTCTTGGAACTTACATCCttgacatacatttttttttttgtttttttggccgtgctgcctggcttgcaggatcttagttccccgaccagggatcgaacctgtgctctgcattgggagtgcagagtcttaaccactggaccaccagggaagtcccttgacatacatttttaaaagcaaaggaaatacatGAGGTTATTACAGCTTGGGGAAGAGCATTCAGGGagggggaacagccagtgcaaaggccctgaggcaggaccaGTCATGATGGGGGCTGGACCAGGTGGAGACAGAGGAGGGGACAGAAATGGGCAGATCTGGGATAGATTTTGCAGGCACAGGTGACAGGATTGTAGTAGTTCCCCCTAATCTGCGGTTTTGCTTTCCGTGGTTTCAGCTACCTGCCATCAACcaaagtctgaaaatattaagtgGAAAGTTCCAGAAAtcaacaattcataagttttaaattgctgcCATTCTGAGCCGCGTGATGAAATCTTGCACAGTCCCCCTCTGTCCCGCCCGGGGCTTGAATTATTCCTTTGTTCAGCATCTCCCACCTGCTCATGGTTTAGTAGCTGTCTAGGTAATCAGGTTGACTGTCACGTTATCGCAgggcttgtgttcaagtaacccttattttacttcatAGGGGCTGCAAAGTGCAAGTGTAGTGATTCTGGCAACTTGGATATTCTCTAACTGTGCCTAATTTATCAATAGCCAATATTtagtaataactataaatggagtgtaacctttaacaATTGTATTAAAAACTTTattataggtatgtatgtataggaaaaaacatagtatatgtaGGGTTTGGTACTATCCGAGGTTGCAGGCATCCACTGAGGGTCTTGGAACGTTTCCCGCTGGATAAGGGGGGACTGTTGTATACCAtatggaggggggagggtaagagaaagggaaataagggAACAGcagattccaggatctctgacccagaagtagaagaaatggacaattgaTCCACAAAGGTGCCAGATTTGCACAGAGTGAAGCctttttccaaaaaacaaaaaagtctgcAGCCTCATACAGGCCAATTGCTAAGGCCCAGGGAGTATGGTTGGATGGAATGAGCCCCCAGCTCAGGCCTCTGCACTCCAGTCTCCCCTAGGGGGTCGCCCTAGCATCAAGGATGGGGTGAATGGTGCCCACACTTGTTACAATGTAATCAGGTCCTGACGGCTGCAGAGTTGAGCCCCAGGAGATCCCAGGGGAGACCAGTGATGTGACTGCCAGATGCCCATGAGCTGCAGAGGCTCAAGCCCCAGCACCGTGGGGTCAGAGGAGGGTTATGGGAGCCTCACCAGGCAGGCAGGAAAGCCAACATGGAACTCTGTGTTCTTGGTCTTCCCAGGATATTTTGCAGGCTCACAGGACAGTTTTCAGGCCCTTGgagcacctcagggcctttgcacaagctgtACTTTCTGCTTGGGGACAGGAATACCCTGTCCTCCCTCCCCTACTACCCCTTTCTTCCCCTTCAGGTCTTCACTCAGGcatcacctcttccaggaagcctccctgaaTGCCTCAGCCTGAGTCAAGTTCTTCCTCTGGGCCCCCACCAGGTCTGTGCTTCCCCCTCAATGGGCCCAATCACCCAGTGCTGTAACCACCCAGCACCACATCTGCCCTCTTTCCCTACTGAACTGTGAACTCTGTGAGGGCTGGGTCTGCCTTTGTCACTACGGTGTCCCCACTGCCTAAATGAATTggtggcacacagtaggctcgATAAATAGTAGTAACTAATAATAGAGTTCATCTGAAACCCTTGGGGCCAGATGTGTTTTGGAATTCAGATAGTCCTAGATTTTAGGACGGTATTAAGGTGTACTCAGCATATATTAATAACATCCTCCAGCAGGGCCTATGGCAGCTCATTCTCCCTTCCCAATCAAACACAGTGACAAtggatagaatatatatatatacacacatgcatacatacaataaatgggataaataaagcttagtaaaaataaaaggctattaattcttttttttttttttcaattggccgcgccatgcagcttgcgggatcttagttccctgaccagggatcaaacccgcgtcccctgcagtggaagcacggagttctaaccactggacccccagggaattcccaaaggcTAT includes:
- the ZNRF4 gene encoding LOW QUALITY PROTEIN: E3 ubiquitin-protein ligase ZNRF4 (The sequence of the model RefSeq protein was modified relative to this genomic sequence to represent the inferred CDS: deleted 2 bases in 1 codon); protein product: MTLAEREYEGWLQATGWWWGSCQPTLWHLWALRGPGAGDALSLPEVFAKVAQPPRATQVPAALSLPLSHPFKVHSHPGHGPPGRSWRCLEASCLWSPGGPSSTPPPEKEGLAMGQPWPVLALRAVRVSLTLLGLLVPTQAVVRAVLDGNSSTVDFADLPALFGVPLAPKGVRGYLMEARPANACHPIEGPRPGNGSLGAIVLIRRYNCTFDLKVLHAQRAGFQAAIVYNVRSDDLVLMVHIYEDLRRQITIPSVFVGEATSQDLRVIVRCDKLAHVLLLPNHPPCPDLDCHPTLAISWALGCTLALLTTAFFVLRCLWNWLWAWWARGPVVKARASQRAQVSTFTRLNDLCAICLDEYEEGDQLKILPCSHIYHCKCIDPWFSQAAQRSCPVCKQSVASTEDGSDSTVGSYGDEEDPSLPGHHPPIWAIQTRLRSRRLELLTRASVPRRWSATSVGAAEANTSLEGPPEPL